In Aneurinibacillus sp. REN35, the DNA window ACAACCTGCACCGCGCGCCGATGTTTTCCGGCGCGATCGAGGGCACGGGCCCGCGGTATTGCCCGTCCATCGAAGACAAGATCGTCCGCTTCGCCGACAAACCAAAGCATCAGATCTTCCTGGAGCCGGAAGGCCGGAATACGAAGGAGTACTACGTTCAAGGGCTGTCT includes these proteins:
- a CDS encoding FAD-dependent oxidoreductase; this translates as NLHRAPMFSGAIEGTGPRYCPSIEDKIVRFADKPKHQIFLEPEGRNTKEYYVQGLSTSMPEDVQLQILRSIPGLEKVEMMRTGYAIEYDAVVPTQLWPS